Proteins encoded in a region of the Ornithodoros turicata isolate Travis chromosome 3, ASM3712646v1, whole genome shotgun sequence genome:
- the LOC135387240 gene encoding uncharacterized protein K02A2.6-like — translation MATLGHIEEFDPSSPERWDAYESRLTFYLEANGITDPARKRAVFLSVCGAATFDLVQSLLAPATPETKSFSQILATLKEHFAPQPSEIVCRNAFYRRNQGAGESVALFIAELRRLAQKCNFPNLEEMLRDRLVCGLVDENLQNRLFAKKKLTFKVAQEEALAAEAAARSTREVRTAEAAATADINALHRQQQERANGHQSSARETGNQGKKTKPCDGCGGAHAREFCRFRDAQCHYCKKIGHIERVCRLKQRSSANATTDKPVGRKESSTSTNALNSDTACDVYYTNHLGPVHSTHTQKHRTSVLIEGKPCEMEVDSGSEFSIVSEQTFHKLIKDGTMQCEPFESQLTDFQGNSVQVKGISRVHVQYGTFDGKLRLLVAQGHRTSLLGMEWFQPLGISLVGVHQVEELSVEDVLTKFSHVFGKELGKFNGPPVSLHLDSTVTPVRMRSRQVPFALKPKIDEEIDRLIEQGILEPITHPKWETPIVTAMKPNGEIRICGDYKCTINKALSHHPYPIPVVRDLLASLSGGNVFAKLDLAQAYQQLVVDEEAADAQTITTHRGAFRVKRLQFGVNVAPGIFQKFMDDLLKGIPRVVPYFDDVLIAAGSKVELAGRLHEVLQRIADAGLRLKRDKCRFGVTQVDFLGFVIDKDGVHPSKEKVKAIHEAPAPTNRQELQAFLGLLNFYHIFLKNKATVAEPLHRLLDKEALWEWTPLHAKAFEECKQLISSESVLHHYDESKPLVLTCDASPCGIGAVLSHRLENYQEVPIAFYSRTLSSAERNYAQIDKEALAIIASVKKFHYYVYGRSFEIVTDHKPLLGLFAPGKQTPQILSPRMLRWSVLLSAYNYDLVHQPGRNIRHADALSRLPLGVPEFVVPPPLEVLFLEGMPNPPLHAEDIAQMTARDPILSRVLNWALKGWPSGDTEPDFQTFKVRQHELTVHKGCILWGNRVVIPEKGRNAVLDALHTGHPGIVRMKALARSYVWWPKMDGNIEERVNMCVTCQESRPAPPRAPVHAWETTRSPWSRLHVDFAGPFQGQTFLIVVDSFSKWLEVVPVSSMTTRSVINALRQLFATHGMPDTIVSDNGAQFTSEEFRTFMKAGLIRHVTSAPFHPSSNGQAERMVRTTKDSLRRIIEGDWGQRLASFLLQQHVTPCTTTGRSPAELLMNRRLRTLLDRLNPDLTEQKKDSDDEINEKTHLKLRSFQPQDLVFVRNYGRGPNWIPATVIEATGPVSYRTRTQDGAVLRRHVDQMRRRGLLRETPEGTNQEDTARPVVPDHSEATDTSQAEQAASILPKHNQVMTRERPDRVRAPPQRWKDFV, via the coding sequence ATGGCGACTCTTGGGCATATAGAGGAATTCGACCCATCGAGTCCGGAAAGATGGGACGCCTACGAATCCAGATTAACATTCTACCTTGAAGCAAACGGCATTACCGACCCAGCGAGGAAACGTGCTGTTTTCCTGAGTGTTTGCGGCGCTGCAACGTTCGACTTAGTACAGTCATTGCTTGCCCCGGCTACTCCCGAAACCAAGTCCTTCAGCCAGATACTAGCCACGTTAAAGGAACATTTTGCGCCACAGCCATCGGAAATTGTGTGCCGAAATGCGTTTTACCGGCGGAACCAAGGTGCGGGTGAGTCAGTGGCGTTATTCATCGCGGAGTTACGTCGTCTGGCTCAAAAGTGCAACTTCCCAAACCTGGAAGAAATGCTGCGCGATCGCCTCGTTTGCGGACTTGTGGACGAGAACCTTCAGAACCGGCTATTCGCCAAAAAGAAGCTCACTTTCAAAGTCGCCCAAGAAGAAGCATTGGCAGCGGAGGCGGCGGCTCGAAGCACTCGCGAAGTGAGAACTGCGGAGGCGGCTGCAACTGCCGACATAAATGCCCTGCACAGACAGCAACAGGAGCGAGCAAACGGGCACCAAAGCTCAGCCAGAGAAACGGGAAATCAAGGGAAGAAGACAAAGCCGTGCGACGGATGCGGAGGAGCTCATGCTCGGGAATTCTGTCGATTCCGGGACGCCCAGTGCCATTATTGCAAGAAGATCGGCCACATTGAACGCGTGTGTCGTTTGAAGCAACGGTCATCGGCCAACGCAACAACTGACAAGCCAGTGGGTCGGAAGGAAAGCAGTACGAGTACAAATGCCCTAAACTCTGACACAGCGTGCGATGTTTACTATACAAATCATCTGGGCCCTGTGCATTCCACGCATACGCAGAAGCACCGTACGTCTGTCCTCATCGAAGGCAAGCCATGTGAAATGGAAGTTGACTCTGGGTCAGAGTTCTCCATTGTCTCCGAACAAACGTTCCACAAGCTCATCAAGGATGGAACTATGCAGTGTGAACCATTCGAGTCCCAACTAACAGACTTCCAAGGGAACTCCGTCCAAGTCAAGGGAATCTCTAGGGTCCATGTGCAGTACGGTACTTTCGACGGTAAGCTGCGACTACTGGTGGCTCAAGGGCACCGTACAAGCCTCCTCGGCATGGAATGGTTTCAACCATTGGGAATCAGCCTCGTAGGGGTGCACCAGGTTGAAGAACTCTCTGTTGAAGATGTCCTTACAAAGTTCAGCCATGTTTTTGGAAAAGAACTTGGCAAATTCAATGGCCCTCCTGTGTCACTACACTTGGACTCGACCGTGACACCAGTGCGCATGAGATCACGACAGGTTCCTTTTGCTCTCAAACCAAAAATTGATGAGGAAATCGACCGCCTGATTGAGCAGGGTATCTTGGAACCAATTACCCACCCCAAGTGGGAGACACCAATAGTTACGGCCATGAAGCCGAATGGTGAGATAAGGATATGCGGTGACTATAAGTGTACCATCAACAAGGCATTGTCCCACCATCCCTATCCAATTCCTGTGGTTCGAGACCTTCTGGCTTCCCTCTCAGGAGGAAACGTATTTGCAAAACTGGACTTGGCTCAGGCCTACCAGCAGCTAGTGGTGGACGAAGAAGCAGCAGATGCACAGACAATCACCACCCACCGCGGAGCCTTTCGTGTGAAGAGATTGCAGTTCGGTGTCAATGTTGCgccgggaatattccagaaatTCATGGATGACCTCCTGAAAGGAATTCCTAGGGTTGTACCTTATTTCGATGATGTGTTAATTGCTGCAGGCTCAAAGGTTGAGCTGGCTGGCCGTCTCCATGAAGTACTACAGCGCATCGCAGATGCAGGCCTCCGTTTGAAACGTGACAAATGTCGTTTTGGTGTGACACAGGTGGACTTCCTGGGATTTGTTATTGACAAGGATGGAGTGCATCCATCAAAAGAGAAGGTGAAAGCAATTCATGAGGCACCTGCACCCACGAACAGACAAGAGCTACAAGCCTTCCTTGGACTGTTAAACTTCTATCACATTTTCCTGAAAAACAAAGCAACAGTAGCTGAGCCATTGCACAGACTTCTGGACAAGGAGGCGTTATGGGAGTGGACACCTCTGCACGCAAAAGCTTTTGAGGAATGCAAGCAGCTGATATCATCTGAGAGTGTTCTTCACCACTACGACGAGAGCAAGCCCTTGGTGCTCACATGTGATGCATCTCCGTGCGGTATCGGGGCCGTGCTCAGCCATCGCCTCGAAAATTACCAGGAGGTTCCCATTGCATTCTACTCGCGCACACTGTCTTCTGCAGAGAGGAACTATGCACAAATTGACAAGGAGGCCCTCGCAATAATTGCAAGTGTAAAAAAGTTCCATTACTATGTGTACGGTCGGAGCTTTGAAATTGTGACAGACCACAAACCACTCCTTGGTCTGTTCGCACCTGGCAAACAAACGCCGCAAATATTGTCACCGAGAATGCTTCGCTGGTCTGTCCTCTTAAGTGCATACAACTACGACCTCGTTCATCAACCTGGGAGGAACATTAGGCATGCCGATGCCTTAAGTCGCCTGCCGTTGGGCGTTCCAGAGTTCGTGGTGCCACCCCCTCTGGAAGTGTTGTTCCTCGAGGGCATGCCTAATCCACCACTCCACGCCGAGGACATTGCACAGATGACAGCTAGGGATCCTATTCTGTCAAGAGTCCTAAACTGGGCATTAAAAGGGTGGCCATCGGGGGACACGGAACCCGATTTTCAAACTTTTAAAGTGCGGCAGCATGAGCTTACTGTGCATAAAGGGTGCATCCTCTGGGGAAACAGGGTAGTAATACCTGAGAAGGGTAGGAATGCTGTGCTGGATGCCCTACACACAGGCCACCCCGGCATTGTAAGGATGAAAGCCCTTGCTCGAAGCTACGTGTGGTGGCCAAAGATGGATGGGAACATAGAAGAACGTGTTAACATGTGTGTGACATGCCAGGAATCCCGGCCTGCACCGCCTCGGGCCCCCGTACATGCATGGGAAACAACCAGGTCACCATGGTCAAGGCTCCATGTGGACTTTGCTGGCCCTTTTCAGGGTCAGACATTCCTCATTGTGGTGGACTCTTTCTCTAAGTGGTTGGAGGTAGTTCCAGTGTCAAGCATGACTACACGTAGTGTCATAAACGCCCTACGGCAGCTCTTCGCAACTCATGGGATGCCGGACACAATAGTCTCTGACAATGGGGCGCAGTTTACTTCCGAGGAATTCCGTACATTCATGAAGGCGGGACTGATCCGGCATGTAACGTCTGCACCATTCCACCCATCATCTAACGGTCAGGCGGAGCGTATGGTGCGTACGACAAAGGACTCCCTAAGGCGCATCATAGAAGGAGACTGGGGACAACGCCTGGCAAGCTTCTTGTTGCAGCAACACGTGACCCCATGCACCACGACTGGCAGAAGCCCTGCAGAGTTGTTAATGAACAGAAGGCTGAGGACATTGCTTGACAGGCTGAACCCGGACCTAACTGAGCAAAAAAAGGATAGTGACGACGAAATCAACGAAAAGACCCATCTTAAACTGCGCTCATTTCAACCGCAAGACCTTGTGTTTGTACGTAACTACGGAAGAGGCCCAAATTGGATTCCAGCTACAGTGATCGAGGCGACGGGGCCTGTTTCCTACAGAACCCGCACACAGGATGGTGCAGTATTGCGACGCCATGTTGACCAAATGCGGCGCAGGGGACTACTGAGGGAGACACCCGAGGGCACCAACCAAGAGGACACAGCAAGGCCTGTTGTTCCTGATCATAGTGAGGCAACGGATACCAGCCAGGCAGAGCAAGCAGCATCTATCCTGCCAAAGCACAACCAGGTGATGACGCGAGAAAGACCAGACAGGGTCAGAGCACCTCCTCAGCGTTGGAAGGACTTTGTgtag